A window of Paraburkholderia bryophila contains these coding sequences:
- a CDS encoding LysR family transcriptional regulator has translation MDLTSLGDFNAVALHGGFGPASRALDRPKATLSRRVAELEEQLGVRLIERGSRTLRLTEEGLVLHERTRGLMTEIQEAGENVASRAPVPRGRLRISAPMVFAHVVLGQIATRFALAYPQVELEVVAEDRVVDPVEDGYDLVIRINPPSDEQLVGRRILGDQRWMVAAPTVSIPSASASDAQADAQADAQADPDPLPVPAVMSAAAARVALWRVRVKGGEVRTFAPTPVLRLSSLLMVRDAVLNGVGAALLPRLLVEPDVLSGRLVCWGTEDGPPVEIWALYHSRRLLSAKVRAFMNLLQDLPGRERKPG, from the coding sequence ATGGACTTGACCTCACTGGGCGATTTCAACGCGGTGGCGTTGCACGGCGGTTTCGGGCCGGCCAGCCGGGCGCTCGACCGCCCCAAGGCCACGCTGTCGCGGCGCGTGGCGGAACTGGAGGAACAGCTCGGCGTGCGCCTGATCGAGCGCGGCTCGCGCACGTTGCGCCTCACCGAGGAAGGGCTCGTGCTGCACGAGCGCACGCGCGGGCTGATGACGGAGATTCAGGAGGCGGGCGAAAACGTCGCGTCGCGCGCGCCGGTGCCGCGCGGGCGTTTGCGCATCAGCGCGCCGATGGTGTTCGCGCATGTGGTGCTGGGCCAGATCGCAACGCGTTTCGCGCTGGCTTATCCGCAGGTCGAGCTCGAGGTGGTGGCGGAAGACCGCGTGGTCGATCCGGTGGAGGATGGTTACGACCTCGTGATTCGCATCAATCCGCCGAGTGACGAACAACTGGTGGGACGCCGCATTCTTGGCGATCAACGGTGGATGGTCGCGGCGCCGACGGTGTCGATTCCGTCGGCATCCGCGAGCGATGCGCAGGCCGATGCGCAGGCCGATGCGCAGGCCGACCCCGACCCCTTGCCGGTGCCCGCCGTCATGTCGGCCGCGGCGGCGCGCGTCGCGCTCTGGCGCGTGCGGGTGAAGGGCGGCGAGGTGCGGACGTTTGCGCCCACGCCGGTGCTGCGGCTGTCTTCGCTATTAATGGTGCGCGACGCGGTGCTGAACGGTGTGGGCGCGGCGCTTCTGCCGCGCCTGCTGGTGGAACCCGACGTGCTGTCAGGACGGCTCGTCTGCTGGGGAACCGAGGACGGGCCGCCGGTCGAGATCTGGGCGCTCTATCATTCGCGGCGTCTGCTGAGCGCCAAGGTGCGGGCGTTCATGAACCTGCTGCAGGACTTGCCGGGCCGGGAGCGAAAACCTGGGTGA